The following are encoded in a window of Cottoperca gobio chromosome 20, fCotGob3.1, whole genome shotgun sequence genomic DNA:
- the kif9 gene encoding kinesin-like protein KIF9 isoform X3, translating to MKAHSSKVGVFVRIRPTANFSKDLIECLPDGQTVNIHHKKDSRRPQDSRKSQLSSFRLEGVLQDVSQGELYARVCQRVVLGALDGYNGTLMCFGQTGAGKTYTMTGSTESYKQRGIIPRALQEVFQEVENRTEHAFSVYLSYLEIYNETLVDLLSSLQGSPHPSPRGMVVSEEPGRGVFIRGLSIHPVHSEEEALNLLFEGEMNRIIESHALNRNSSRSHCIFTVHIESRSRTLSDAKYITSKLNLVDLAGSERLGKTGSEGRMFKEAMYINKSLSFLEQAILALADRRRDHVTFRQTKLTHALKDSLGGNCNTVLVANIYGEAAQIEETLSTLRFASRMMCVRTSPAVNQHMDPAAQIKKLKRDVQMLKGELSICNTLVNRPNIPYESSKAQQAEIHSQVQRYLEGSLEEISIISIRQVHAVFAQFKLAVQEQEQKVKAWLCQTYNLVEIDQCAKTADIKEWDTRGSTEDVSAQPLKNAHRPSSIKGKTKRFKAKESQSRRGGEGSPVSWKGLESASKSKLSSVQIPKREQESQEPDTESQDTQESESQDTQESQPPGNEPFHPDSTLTKAEAFEDFKVGRGSKLNRILKENKAVLLERRSLLQQLTEEVNAVKREMDCTAATIQQHKETRGGQGQYLVMEGEPDATSLKQLSDLKALYRQRYEVLRDIKAEINYCQHLVDQCRVRLLSEFDNWYKKSFLVPEEELERSMDKTLEQEDNQLPYELLPENSSSESFYNARYRTLKRRDRALSFTPVQGNSSSGSGQRRLPPILPIS from the exons CATCACAAGAAAGACTCCAGGAGGCCCCAGGACTCCAGAAAAAGTCAGCTGAGCTCATTCCGGCTGGAAGGCGTCCTGCAGGATGTATCCCAGGGGGAGTTGTACGCCAGAGTGTGCCAACGGGTGGTACTGGGAGCACTGGATGGCTATAATG gtACTCTGATGTGTTTTGGGCAGACGGGTGCAGGAAAGACCTACACCATGACGGGATCCACAGAATCATACAAGCAGAGAGGAATCATTCCTCGGGCCCTTCAAGAA GTGTTTCAGGAAGTGGAGAACAGGACTGAGCACGCTTTCTCTGTTTACCTGTCCTACCTGGAAATCTATAATGAGACCTTGGTGGACCTGCTGTCATCGCTGCAAGGCTCACCACACCCGTCTCCCCGTGGTATGGTGGTGAGTGAGGAGCCGGGCAGAGGGGTGTTCATCAGAGGTCTGTCTATTCACCCTGTCCACAGTGAGGAGGAGGCTCTTAACCTGCTGTTTGAG ggTGAGATGAATCGCATTATTGAATCTCATGCCTTGAACAGGAACTCCTCCAGGTCCCACTGTATCTTCACTGTGCATATAGAG TCCCGCTCACGGACTCTGTCTGATGCTAAGTACATCACCTCCAAGCTGAATCTGGTAGATTTGGCGGGGTCAGAGAGGCTGGGAAAGACCGGG TCAGAGGGTCGGATGTTCAAGGAAGCCATGTACATCAACAAGTCGTTGTCTTTCCTTGAGCAGGCCATCCTGGCCTTGGCGGACCGCCGCAGAGACCACGTTACCTTCAGACAGACTAAACTCACTCATGCCCTCAAAGACTCACTGG GAGGGAACTGCAACACTGTGCTTGTGGCCAACATCTACGGTGAGGCTGCACAGATAGAAGAAACA CTCTCTACTCTGCGGTTTGCCAGCAGAATGATGTGCGTTAGGACAAGTCCTGCTGTTAATCAACATATGGATCCAGCT GCTCAGATCAAGAAACTTAAGAGGGATGTACAGATGCTGAAAGGGGAACTGTCCATCTGCAACACATTG GTGAACAGACCGAACATCCCGTATGAGTCGTCTAAGGCCCAGCAGGCTGAGATCCACAGCCAGGTTCAGAGGTACCTAGAGGGAAGCCTGGAGGAAATCAGT ATCATAAGTATCAGGCAGGTCCACGCAGTGTTTGCCCAGTTCAAGCTTGCTGTGCA GGAACAGGAGCAGAAGGTGAAGGCTTGGTTATGTCAGACCTACAACTTGGTGGAGATAGACCAATGTGCTAAGACAGCTGATATCAAG GAGTGGGACACCAGAGGCAGCACTGAAGATGTGTCTGCGCAGCCACTGAAGAATGCCCATCGCCCAAGTTCAATCAAAGGCAAAACTAAAAGGTTTAAGGCCAAAGAGAG CCAAagcaggaggggaggagaggggagtcCAGTTTCATGGAAGGGTTTGGAGAGTGCCTCCAAATCAAAGCTGAGTTCTGTCCAGATTCCTAAACGGGAACAGGAGTCACAAGAACCAGACACAGAGAGCCAGGACACACAGGAGTCAGAGAGCCAGGACACACAGGAGTCACAACCACCTGGCAATGAACCCTTCCACCCTGA CTCTACTCTTACCAAAGCAGAAGCCTTTGAGGATTTTAAAGTGGGACGAGGCAGCAAGCTCAACCGCATCCTTAAGGAGAACAAGGCCGTGCTGCTGGAACGCCGCAGTCTTCTTCAACAGCTAACTGAGGAGGTCAACGCTGTCAAGAGAGAGATGGACTGCACCGCGGCCACCATACAGCAGCAcaaggagacgagaggaggccAAG GTCAGTATTTGGTTATGGAGGGGGAGCCAGATGCCACTTCATTGAAGCAGCTCAGTGATCTGAAGGCCCTTTACCGGCAGAGATATGAGGTGCTGCGTGACATCAAGGCAGAGATCAACTACTGTCAACACCTTGTGGATCAGTGCAGGGTGCGTCTGCTATCAG AATTTGACAACTGGTATAAGAAGTCTTTCCTGGTACccgaggaggagctggagaggtCTATGGATAAGACGCTTGAACAA GAGGATAACCAGCTGCCTTATGAGCTTCTTCCTGAGAACTCCAGCTCTGAGTCCTTCTACAACGCCCGCTACAGAACTCTGAAAAGG AGGGACAGGGCGCTGTCCTTTACTCCAGTACAGGGGAACTCGTCTTCAGGGTCTGGACAGAGAAGACTTCCTCCAATTCTACCTATTAGTTAA
- the kif9 gene encoding kinesin-like protein KIF9 isoform X5, with the protein MCFGQTGAGKTYTMTGSTESYKQRGIIPRALQEVFQEVENRTEHAFSVYLSYLEIYNETLVDLLSSLQGSPHPSPRGMVVSEEPGRGVFIRGLSIHPVHSEEEALNLLFEGEMNRIIESHALNRNSSRSHCIFTVHIESRSRTLSDAKYITSKLNLVDLAGSERLGKTGSEGRMFKEAMYINKSLSFLEQAILALADRRRDHVTFRQTKLTHALKDSLGGNCNTVLVANIYGEAAQIEETLSTLRFASRMMCVRTSPAVNQHMDPAAQIKKLKRDVQMLKGELSICNTLVNRPNIPYESSKAQQAEIHSQVQRYLEGSLEEISIISIRQVHAVFAQFKLAVQEQEQKVKAWLCQTYNLVEIDQCAKTADIKEWDTRGSTEDVSAQPLKNAHRPSSIKGKTKRFKAKESQSRRGGEGSPVSWKGLESASKSKLSSVQIPKREQESQEPDTESQDTQESESQDTQESQPPGNEPFHPDLLSLPSSTLTKAEAFEDFKVGRGSKLNRILKENKAVLLERRSLLQQLTEEVNAVKREMDCTAATIQQHKETRGGQGQYLVMEGEPDATSLKQLSDLKALYRQRYEVLRDIKAEINYCQHLVDQCRVRLLSEFDNWYKKSFLVPEEELERSMDKTLEQEDNQLPYELLPENSSSESFYNARYRTLKRRDRALSFTPVQGNSSSGSGQRRLPPILPIS; encoded by the exons ATGTGTTTTGGGCAGACGGGTGCAGGAAAGACCTACACCATGACGGGATCCACAGAATCATACAAGCAGAGAGGAATCATTCCTCGGGCCCTTCAAGAA GTGTTTCAGGAAGTGGAGAACAGGACTGAGCACGCTTTCTCTGTTTACCTGTCCTACCTGGAAATCTATAATGAGACCTTGGTGGACCTGCTGTCATCGCTGCAAGGCTCACCACACCCGTCTCCCCGTGGTATGGTGGTGAGTGAGGAGCCGGGCAGAGGGGTGTTCATCAGAGGTCTGTCTATTCACCCTGTCCACAGTGAGGAGGAGGCTCTTAACCTGCTGTTTGAG ggTGAGATGAATCGCATTATTGAATCTCATGCCTTGAACAGGAACTCCTCCAGGTCCCACTGTATCTTCACTGTGCATATAGAG TCCCGCTCACGGACTCTGTCTGATGCTAAGTACATCACCTCCAAGCTGAATCTGGTAGATTTGGCGGGGTCAGAGAGGCTGGGAAAGACCGGG TCAGAGGGTCGGATGTTCAAGGAAGCCATGTACATCAACAAGTCGTTGTCTTTCCTTGAGCAGGCCATCCTGGCCTTGGCGGACCGCCGCAGAGACCACGTTACCTTCAGACAGACTAAACTCACTCATGCCCTCAAAGACTCACTGG GAGGGAACTGCAACACTGTGCTTGTGGCCAACATCTACGGTGAGGCTGCACAGATAGAAGAAACA CTCTCTACTCTGCGGTTTGCCAGCAGAATGATGTGCGTTAGGACAAGTCCTGCTGTTAATCAACATATGGATCCAGCT GCTCAGATCAAGAAACTTAAGAGGGATGTACAGATGCTGAAAGGGGAACTGTCCATCTGCAACACATTG GTGAACAGACCGAACATCCCGTATGAGTCGTCTAAGGCCCAGCAGGCTGAGATCCACAGCCAGGTTCAGAGGTACCTAGAGGGAAGCCTGGAGGAAATCAGT ATCATAAGTATCAGGCAGGTCCACGCAGTGTTTGCCCAGTTCAAGCTTGCTGTGCA GGAACAGGAGCAGAAGGTGAAGGCTTGGTTATGTCAGACCTACAACTTGGTGGAGATAGACCAATGTGCTAAGACAGCTGATATCAAG GAGTGGGACACCAGAGGCAGCACTGAAGATGTGTCTGCGCAGCCACTGAAGAATGCCCATCGCCCAAGTTCAATCAAAGGCAAAACTAAAAGGTTTAAGGCCAAAGAGAG CCAAagcaggaggggaggagaggggagtcCAGTTTCATGGAAGGGTTTGGAGAGTGCCTCCAAATCAAAGCTGAGTTCTGTCCAGATTCCTAAACGGGAACAGGAGTCACAAGAACCAGACACAGAGAGCCAGGACACACAGGAGTCAGAGAGCCAGGACACACAGGAGTCACAACCACCTGGCAATGAACCCTTCCACCCTGA CTTGCTGTCTCTGCCCAGCTCTACTCTTACCAAAGCAGAAGCCTTTGAGGATTTTAAAGTGGGACGAGGCAGCAAGCTCAACCGCATCCTTAAGGAGAACAAGGCCGTGCTGCTGGAACGCCGCAGTCTTCTTCAACAGCTAACTGAGGAGGTCAACGCTGTCAAGAGAGAGATGGACTGCACCGCGGCCACCATACAGCAGCAcaaggagacgagaggaggccAAG GTCAGTATTTGGTTATGGAGGGGGAGCCAGATGCCACTTCATTGAAGCAGCTCAGTGATCTGAAGGCCCTTTACCGGCAGAGATATGAGGTGCTGCGTGACATCAAGGCAGAGATCAACTACTGTCAACACCTTGTGGATCAGTGCAGGGTGCGTCTGCTATCAG AATTTGACAACTGGTATAAGAAGTCTTTCCTGGTACccgaggaggagctggagaggtCTATGGATAAGACGCTTGAACAA GAGGATAACCAGCTGCCTTATGAGCTTCTTCCTGAGAACTCCAGCTCTGAGTCCTTCTACAACGCCCGCTACAGAACTCTGAAAAGG AGGGACAGGGCGCTGTCCTTTACTCCAGTACAGGGGAACTCGTCTTCAGGGTCTGGACAGAGAAGACTTCCTCCAATTCTACCTATTAGTTAA
- the kif9 gene encoding kinesin-like protein KIF9 isoform X4, whose protein sequence is MDKNSKVVETVNIHHKKDSRRPQDSRKSQLSSFRLEGVLQDVSQGELYARVCQRVVLGALDGYNGTLMCFGQTGAGKTYTMTGSTESYKQRGIIPRALQEVFQEVENRTEHAFSVYLSYLEIYNETLVDLLSSLQGSPHPSPRGMVVSEEPGRGVFIRGLSIHPVHSEEEALNLLFEGEMNRIIESHALNRNSSRSHCIFTVHIESRSRTLSDAKYITSKLNLVDLAGSERLGKTGSEGRMFKEAMYINKSLSFLEQAILALADRRRDHVTFRQTKLTHALKDSLGGNCNTVLVANIYGEAAQIEETLSTLRFASRMMCVRTSPAVNQHMDPAAQIKKLKRDVQMLKGELSICNTLVNRPNIPYESSKAQQAEIHSQVQRYLEGSLEEISIISIRQVHAVFAQFKLAVQEQEQKVKAWLCQTYNLVEIDQCAKTADIKEWDTRGSTEDVSAQPLKNAHRPSSIKGKTKRFKAKESQSRRGGEGSPVSWKGLESASKSKLSSVQIPKREQESQEPDTESQDTQESESQDTQESQPPGNEPFHPDLLSLPSSTLTKAEAFEDFKVGRGSKLNRILKENKAVLLERRSLLQQLTEEVNAVKREMDCTAATIQQHKETRGGQGQYLVMEGEPDATSLKQLSDLKALYRQRYEVLRDIKAEINYCQHLVDQCRVRLLSEFDNWYKKSFLVPEEELERSMDKTLEQEDNQLPYELLPENSSSESFYNARYRTLKRRDRALSFTPVQGNSSSGSGQRRLPPILPIS, encoded by the exons CATCACAAGAAAGACTCCAGGAGGCCCCAGGACTCCAGAAAAAGTCAGCTGAGCTCATTCCGGCTGGAAGGCGTCCTGCAGGATGTATCCCAGGGGGAGTTGTACGCCAGAGTGTGCCAACGGGTGGTACTGGGAGCACTGGATGGCTATAATG gtACTCTGATGTGTTTTGGGCAGACGGGTGCAGGAAAGACCTACACCATGACGGGATCCACAGAATCATACAAGCAGAGAGGAATCATTCCTCGGGCCCTTCAAGAA GTGTTTCAGGAAGTGGAGAACAGGACTGAGCACGCTTTCTCTGTTTACCTGTCCTACCTGGAAATCTATAATGAGACCTTGGTGGACCTGCTGTCATCGCTGCAAGGCTCACCACACCCGTCTCCCCGTGGTATGGTGGTGAGTGAGGAGCCGGGCAGAGGGGTGTTCATCAGAGGTCTGTCTATTCACCCTGTCCACAGTGAGGAGGAGGCTCTTAACCTGCTGTTTGAG ggTGAGATGAATCGCATTATTGAATCTCATGCCTTGAACAGGAACTCCTCCAGGTCCCACTGTATCTTCACTGTGCATATAGAG TCCCGCTCACGGACTCTGTCTGATGCTAAGTACATCACCTCCAAGCTGAATCTGGTAGATTTGGCGGGGTCAGAGAGGCTGGGAAAGACCGGG TCAGAGGGTCGGATGTTCAAGGAAGCCATGTACATCAACAAGTCGTTGTCTTTCCTTGAGCAGGCCATCCTGGCCTTGGCGGACCGCCGCAGAGACCACGTTACCTTCAGACAGACTAAACTCACTCATGCCCTCAAAGACTCACTGG GAGGGAACTGCAACACTGTGCTTGTGGCCAACATCTACGGTGAGGCTGCACAGATAGAAGAAACA CTCTCTACTCTGCGGTTTGCCAGCAGAATGATGTGCGTTAGGACAAGTCCTGCTGTTAATCAACATATGGATCCAGCT GCTCAGATCAAGAAACTTAAGAGGGATGTACAGATGCTGAAAGGGGAACTGTCCATCTGCAACACATTG GTGAACAGACCGAACATCCCGTATGAGTCGTCTAAGGCCCAGCAGGCTGAGATCCACAGCCAGGTTCAGAGGTACCTAGAGGGAAGCCTGGAGGAAATCAGT ATCATAAGTATCAGGCAGGTCCACGCAGTGTTTGCCCAGTTCAAGCTTGCTGTGCA GGAACAGGAGCAGAAGGTGAAGGCTTGGTTATGTCAGACCTACAACTTGGTGGAGATAGACCAATGTGCTAAGACAGCTGATATCAAG GAGTGGGACACCAGAGGCAGCACTGAAGATGTGTCTGCGCAGCCACTGAAGAATGCCCATCGCCCAAGTTCAATCAAAGGCAAAACTAAAAGGTTTAAGGCCAAAGAGAG CCAAagcaggaggggaggagaggggagtcCAGTTTCATGGAAGGGTTTGGAGAGTGCCTCCAAATCAAAGCTGAGTTCTGTCCAGATTCCTAAACGGGAACAGGAGTCACAAGAACCAGACACAGAGAGCCAGGACACACAGGAGTCAGAGAGCCAGGACACACAGGAGTCACAACCACCTGGCAATGAACCCTTCCACCCTGA CTTGCTGTCTCTGCCCAGCTCTACTCTTACCAAAGCAGAAGCCTTTGAGGATTTTAAAGTGGGACGAGGCAGCAAGCTCAACCGCATCCTTAAGGAGAACAAGGCCGTGCTGCTGGAACGCCGCAGTCTTCTTCAACAGCTAACTGAGGAGGTCAACGCTGTCAAGAGAGAGATGGACTGCACCGCGGCCACCATACAGCAGCAcaaggagacgagaggaggccAAG GTCAGTATTTGGTTATGGAGGGGGAGCCAGATGCCACTTCATTGAAGCAGCTCAGTGATCTGAAGGCCCTTTACCGGCAGAGATATGAGGTGCTGCGTGACATCAAGGCAGAGATCAACTACTGTCAACACCTTGTGGATCAGTGCAGGGTGCGTCTGCTATCAG AATTTGACAACTGGTATAAGAAGTCTTTCCTGGTACccgaggaggagctggagaggtCTATGGATAAGACGCTTGAACAA GAGGATAACCAGCTGCCTTATGAGCTTCTTCCTGAGAACTCCAGCTCTGAGTCCTTCTACAACGCCCGCTACAGAACTCTGAAAAGG AGGGACAGGGCGCTGTCCTTTACTCCAGTACAGGGGAACTCGTCTTCAGGGTCTGGACAGAGAAGACTTCCTCCAATTCTACCTATTAGTTAA
- the kif9 gene encoding kinesin-like protein KIF9 isoform X1 → MKAHSSKVGVFVRIRPTANFSKDLIECLPDGQTVNIHHKKDSRRPQDSRKSQLSSFRLEGVLQDVSQGELYARVCQRVVLGALDGYNGTLMCFGQTGAGKTYTMTGSTESYKQRGIIPRALQEVFQEVENRTEHAFSVYLSYLEIYNETLVDLLSSLQGSPHPSPRGMVVSEEPGRGVFIRGLSIHPVHSEEEALNLLFEGEMNRIIESHALNRNSSRSHCIFTVHIESRSRTLSDAKYITSKLNLVDLAGSERLGKTGSEGRMFKEAMYINKSLSFLEQAILALADRRRDHVTFRQTKLTHALKDSLGGNCNTVLVANIYGEAAQIEETLSTLRFASRMMCVRTSPAVNQHMDPAAQIKKLKRDVQMLKGELSICNTLVNRPNIPYESSKAQQAEIHSQVQRYLEGSLEEISIISIRQVHAVFAQFKLAVQEQEQKVKAWLCQTYNLVEIDQCAKTADIKEWDTRGSTEDVSAQPLKNAHRPSSIKGKTKRFKAKESQSRRGGEGSPVSWKGLESASKSKLSSVQIPKREQESQEPDTESQDTQESESQDTQESQPPGNEPFHPDLLSLPSSTLTKAEAFEDFKVGRGSKLNRILKENKAVLLERRSLLQQLTEEVNAVKREMDCTAATIQQHKETRGGQGQYLVMEGEPDATSLKQLSDLKALYRQRYEVLRDIKAEINYCQHLVDQCRVRLLSEFDNWYKKSFLVPEEELERSMDKTLEQEDNQLPYELLPENSSSESFYNARYRTLKRRDRALSFTPVQGNSSSGSGQRRLPPILPIS, encoded by the exons CATCACAAGAAAGACTCCAGGAGGCCCCAGGACTCCAGAAAAAGTCAGCTGAGCTCATTCCGGCTGGAAGGCGTCCTGCAGGATGTATCCCAGGGGGAGTTGTACGCCAGAGTGTGCCAACGGGTGGTACTGGGAGCACTGGATGGCTATAATG gtACTCTGATGTGTTTTGGGCAGACGGGTGCAGGAAAGACCTACACCATGACGGGATCCACAGAATCATACAAGCAGAGAGGAATCATTCCTCGGGCCCTTCAAGAA GTGTTTCAGGAAGTGGAGAACAGGACTGAGCACGCTTTCTCTGTTTACCTGTCCTACCTGGAAATCTATAATGAGACCTTGGTGGACCTGCTGTCATCGCTGCAAGGCTCACCACACCCGTCTCCCCGTGGTATGGTGGTGAGTGAGGAGCCGGGCAGAGGGGTGTTCATCAGAGGTCTGTCTATTCACCCTGTCCACAGTGAGGAGGAGGCTCTTAACCTGCTGTTTGAG ggTGAGATGAATCGCATTATTGAATCTCATGCCTTGAACAGGAACTCCTCCAGGTCCCACTGTATCTTCACTGTGCATATAGAG TCCCGCTCACGGACTCTGTCTGATGCTAAGTACATCACCTCCAAGCTGAATCTGGTAGATTTGGCGGGGTCAGAGAGGCTGGGAAAGACCGGG TCAGAGGGTCGGATGTTCAAGGAAGCCATGTACATCAACAAGTCGTTGTCTTTCCTTGAGCAGGCCATCCTGGCCTTGGCGGACCGCCGCAGAGACCACGTTACCTTCAGACAGACTAAACTCACTCATGCCCTCAAAGACTCACTGG GAGGGAACTGCAACACTGTGCTTGTGGCCAACATCTACGGTGAGGCTGCACAGATAGAAGAAACA CTCTCTACTCTGCGGTTTGCCAGCAGAATGATGTGCGTTAGGACAAGTCCTGCTGTTAATCAACATATGGATCCAGCT GCTCAGATCAAGAAACTTAAGAGGGATGTACAGATGCTGAAAGGGGAACTGTCCATCTGCAACACATTG GTGAACAGACCGAACATCCCGTATGAGTCGTCTAAGGCCCAGCAGGCTGAGATCCACAGCCAGGTTCAGAGGTACCTAGAGGGAAGCCTGGAGGAAATCAGT ATCATAAGTATCAGGCAGGTCCACGCAGTGTTTGCCCAGTTCAAGCTTGCTGTGCA GGAACAGGAGCAGAAGGTGAAGGCTTGGTTATGTCAGACCTACAACTTGGTGGAGATAGACCAATGTGCTAAGACAGCTGATATCAAG GAGTGGGACACCAGAGGCAGCACTGAAGATGTGTCTGCGCAGCCACTGAAGAATGCCCATCGCCCAAGTTCAATCAAAGGCAAAACTAAAAGGTTTAAGGCCAAAGAGAG CCAAagcaggaggggaggagaggggagtcCAGTTTCATGGAAGGGTTTGGAGAGTGCCTCCAAATCAAAGCTGAGTTCTGTCCAGATTCCTAAACGGGAACAGGAGTCACAAGAACCAGACACAGAGAGCCAGGACACACAGGAGTCAGAGAGCCAGGACACACAGGAGTCACAACCACCTGGCAATGAACCCTTCCACCCTGA CTTGCTGTCTCTGCCCAGCTCTACTCTTACCAAAGCAGAAGCCTTTGAGGATTTTAAAGTGGGACGAGGCAGCAAGCTCAACCGCATCCTTAAGGAGAACAAGGCCGTGCTGCTGGAACGCCGCAGTCTTCTTCAACAGCTAACTGAGGAGGTCAACGCTGTCAAGAGAGAGATGGACTGCACCGCGGCCACCATACAGCAGCAcaaggagacgagaggaggccAAG GTCAGTATTTGGTTATGGAGGGGGAGCCAGATGCCACTTCATTGAAGCAGCTCAGTGATCTGAAGGCCCTTTACCGGCAGAGATATGAGGTGCTGCGTGACATCAAGGCAGAGATCAACTACTGTCAACACCTTGTGGATCAGTGCAGGGTGCGTCTGCTATCAG AATTTGACAACTGGTATAAGAAGTCTTTCCTGGTACccgaggaggagctggagaggtCTATGGATAAGACGCTTGAACAA GAGGATAACCAGCTGCCTTATGAGCTTCTTCCTGAGAACTCCAGCTCTGAGTCCTTCTACAACGCCCGCTACAGAACTCTGAAAAGG AGGGACAGGGCGCTGTCCTTTACTCCAGTACAGGGGAACTCGTCTTCAGGGTCTGGACAGAGAAGACTTCCTCCAATTCTACCTATTAGTTAA